The following proteins are co-located in the Paenibacillus sp. JNUCC32 genome:
- a CDS encoding ABC transporter permease — protein MLHMFVAQTKAESIRIIRSPFFLLFSIAMPLAFYFLFASMNGVDQSIQSTTWGVFSLMSMTAFSLIGTAVSQFGIRLSFEHQDGWVRLLKLTPLSPAVWIGSKIVSQMAVHLIVIVVIFVSASLVHDIQLTAGQWILCGLWLWIGSISFLALGALLGTLKNANTSVAIGNVLQMGLAIVGGLWMPLSTLPSWMGSVGEWLPSHRYANGAWNMIAGQNPASIDFIILTGCGLLFMLLSIYIYNRRDAV, from the coding sequence ATGTTACATATGTTTGTTGCCCAGACCAAAGCAGAAAGTATACGAATTATCCGCAGTCCGTTCTTCTTACTCTTCTCCATTGCGATGCCGCTTGCTTTCTACTTTTTATTTGCAAGTATGAATGGGGTAGATCAATCGATTCAATCAACAACTTGGGGTGTCTTTTCATTGATGTCAATGACTGCATTCAGTTTGATTGGTACAGCCGTATCTCAATTCGGTATCCGTCTATCGTTCGAGCATCAAGATGGGTGGGTACGCCTGTTGAAGCTGACTCCACTATCTCCTGCCGTCTGGATTGGCAGCAAAATCGTATCGCAAATGGCTGTTCACTTGATCGTCATTGTTGTTATATTTGTATCTGCCAGCCTTGTTCATGATATACAATTGACAGCCGGGCAATGGATATTATGCGGATTATGGTTATGGATTGGGAGCATATCTTTTCTGGCGCTTGGTGCCTTGTTAGGAACGCTTAAAAATGCGAATACTTCCGTTGCCATCGGAAATGTGTTACAGATGGGGCTTGCCATTGTGGGGGGGCTTTGGATGCCGCTTAGTACTTTGCCAAGTTGGATGGGCTCGGTCGGGGAATGGCTTCCATCTCACCGTTACGCTAATGGGGCATGGAATATGATCGCTGGACAAAATCCAGCAAGCATCGATTTCATAATTTTGACAGGATGCGGTCTCCTCTTTATGCTACTATCAATCTATATATACAATCGACGGGATGCGGTCTAA
- a CDS encoding cache domain-containing sensor histidine kinase translates to MSFRFKPLKSWSLRAKILLIFLLLISVPLSLQGVATYVGFSNSVERRTSDYTAQLVDQINRNLDRTLMEMQRLTLMPLYDSGVLSILRKYREEDSLHQQPTVEERSKMQLYIASMTFDRPEIDSIQIFAGSGYTFSSLAPSAIAAYSDMERQPWYPGVVEARGAWVLLPPHRPSYYLDGNQSYFSVARLIREPNTNRTLGLVKIDLKQTLFKQLVENVKLEENGGIVVQNSREELFYTATADGDTEASKLLSDRILGLSGRSETASEILHMEGSKYLVVSNYSRYSDINIVSYIPVASLLVETKELRNFTLLAGLICLVMAGALAIYFSYRLTQPLGTLVRKMRLVELGDFKQSVPVTEDEIGRLGSGFNRMVEEIDRLVHEVYVLGMREREAELAALQSQIQPHFIYNTLESISMLARQRNNEDVSEMATALGRLIRSAVEQDRSLIRLGEELETAESYIRIQKMRHGSRLQAMFDIEEGLDDCLVPKLLLQPLIENAIMHGIGDREQGGTVYVTVARFEDEVLLTIRDDGRGLSEDELAALQASLEEAGDDVAAKTPAMPLRGHGVALKNIKQRLRLIYGRDCDFEIDGSLGQGAAFTVTLPFAKQEK, encoded by the coding sequence GTGTCTTTCAGGTTCAAACCGCTTAAATCCTGGAGTCTTCGCGCTAAAATTTTGCTGATCTTCCTGCTGCTCATTTCGGTTCCGCTCAGCCTGCAGGGCGTGGCGACCTACGTGGGTTTTTCCAACTCCGTTGAACGAAGAACCTCCGATTATACCGCCCAATTGGTGGACCAGATCAACCGGAATTTGGACAGGACCTTGATGGAGATGCAGAGATTGACGTTGATGCCTTTATACGATTCGGGGGTATTGTCCATCTTGCGCAAGTACAGGGAGGAGGATAGTCTACATCAGCAGCCTACGGTGGAAGAACGCTCCAAAATGCAGCTTTATATTGCCAGCATGACCTTCGACAGGCCAGAGATTGACAGTATCCAGATTTTCGCCGGAAGCGGTTACACCTTCTCGAGCCTGGCTCCTAGCGCAATCGCTGCCTATTCGGACATGGAGCGGCAGCCCTGGTACCCTGGAGTGGTAGAAGCGAGAGGAGCTTGGGTGCTGCTTCCGCCGCATCGGCCTTCTTACTATCTGGACGGCAATCAAAGCTATTTTTCCGTAGCCCGGCTGATCCGTGAGCCCAATACCAACCGGACGCTCGGGTTAGTCAAAATCGATTTGAAGCAGACTTTGTTCAAGCAGCTTGTCGAAAATGTCAAGCTGGAAGAGAACGGCGGCATTGTCGTGCAGAATAGCCGGGAAGAACTTTTCTACACGGCGACCGCAGATGGGGATACGGAAGCCTCCAAGCTGCTTTCGGATCGGATTCTCGGCCTTTCAGGGCGTTCGGAAACGGCCAGCGAGATTCTGCATATGGAGGGCAGCAAGTATTTGGTTGTCTCCAACTATTCCCGATATTCCGATATTAATATCGTCAGCTATATTCCGGTCGCATCCCTGCTTGTGGAGACCAAGGAACTTCGCAACTTTACGCTTCTAGCCGGCCTGATATGTCTCGTTATGGCCGGGGCCTTAGCCATCTACTTCTCTTATCGGCTGACCCAACCTCTCGGGACGCTGGTACGAAAAATGCGACTCGTGGAGCTCGGCGATTTCAAGCAGAGCGTGCCGGTAACTGAGGATGAAATCGGTCGGCTTGGTTCCGGCTTCAACCGGATGGTAGAGGAAATCGACCGGCTCGTCCATGAAGTATACGTGCTCGGCATGAGGGAAAGAGAGGCGGAGCTAGCCGCGCTGCAAAGCCAGATCCAACCCCATTTTATATATAATACACTGGAGTCGATCAGCATGCTTGCCCGGCAGCGCAATAATGAGGACGTCTCGGAAATGGCCACGGCTTTGGGACGACTGATCCGCAGCGCAGTGGAGCAGGACCGAAGCCTCATCCGGCTTGGCGAGGAGCTTGAGACGGCGGAGTCGTATATTCGCATCCAAAAGATGCGCCATGGTTCCAGGCTGCAGGCTATGTTCGATATCGAAGAAGGGTTGGACGATTGCCTGGTCCCGAAGCTGCTGCTCCAGCCGCTCATTGAAAATGCGATAATGCACGGGATTGGAGACCGCGAGCAAGGGGGCACGGTATACGTTACGGTGGCACGATTTGAGGATGAAGTGCTGTTGACCATTCGGGATGACGGGCGGGGCTTGTCGGAGGATGAATTGGCGGCTTTGCAAGCCTCATTGGAAGAGGCCGGGGATGATGTGGCAGCAAAAACGCCGGCGATGCCATTACGTGGTCATGGAGTTGCGCTGAAAAATATTAAACAGCGGTTGCGGTTGATTTACGGCCGGGACTGCGACTTCGAAATCGATGGAAGCTTGGGACAAGGTGCGGCTTTTACCGTGACGCTGCCGTTCGCGAAACAAGAAAAGTAG
- a CDS encoding carbohydrate ABC transporter permease encodes MTTLETIKSEGPGRPFRRKARKNRPLNRGDHLAGWLFVLPMVLGFVLLLLVPLMMALYMSFTDWPLLGEAKLIGFENYRTIAGDAEFWRVLGNTLYFAAGLVPLNIILALLLAIPLSKNIRGAGFFRTLIFIPVMTSLVVWSIVWKYMFATDSGFINQLLRMIGITGPAWLYDTRLAMPVVIVTSLLKNVGLNMVLFIAALQQVPAQLYEAARIDGAGRMRIFFRITVPMITPTIFLTLMMTIIGSLKVFGQIYVMTQGGPSGSTKVLVYNIWERAFKLFEFGYASALAYVLFIITLLLTLAQWQMRKRWVLNES; translated from the coding sequence ATGACCACACTTGAAACGATAAAATCTGAAGGGCCCGGCCGTCCATTCCGTAGGAAGGCAAGGAAGAACAGGCCCTTAAACCGCGGAGACCATTTGGCGGGCTGGCTGTTCGTGCTGCCGATGGTGCTGGGGTTCGTTCTGCTGCTGCTTGTCCCGCTCATGATGGCGCTTTATATGAGTTTTACGGATTGGCCGCTGCTGGGTGAGGCCAAGCTCATCGGATTTGAGAACTACCGCACGATTGCGGGGGACGCAGAATTTTGGCGCGTGCTGGGCAATACGCTTTATTTTGCCGCCGGACTTGTTCCGCTGAACATTATTTTGGCATTGCTGCTTGCCATCCCGTTATCAAAAAATATTCGCGGAGCCGGCTTTTTCCGGACATTGATCTTTATTCCGGTTATGACCTCGCTGGTGGTCTGGTCGATTGTCTGGAAGTATATGTTTGCCACGGATTCCGGGTTCATTAACCAGCTGCTGCGTATGATCGGCATTACCGGACCGGCCTGGCTGTACGATACCCGGCTTGCCATGCCCGTTGTTATCGTGACCAGTCTCCTGAAAAATGTCGGTTTGAATATGGTGTTGTTCATTGCGGCGCTGCAGCAGGTTCCGGCGCAGCTCTACGAGGCGGCCAGGATCGATGGCGCAGGGAGAATGCGGATTTTTTTCCGAATTACCGTACCCATGATCACGCCGACGATTTTTTTGACCCTGATGATGACCATTATCGGTTCGCTGAAGGTGTTCGGACAAATTTACGTGATGACACAAGGGGGTCCTTCCGGAAGCACCAAGGTGCTCGTCTACAACATTTGGGAACGAGCCTTTAAGCTGTTCGAGTTCGGATATGCTTCTGCGCTGGCTTATGTGCTGTTTATCATCACCCTGCTGCTTACGCTGGCACAATGGCAGATGAGAAAAAGGTGGGTTCTGAATGAAAGCTAG
- a CDS encoding response regulator transcription factor translates to MIKLMLVEDEDIIRKGIRDLIGRVAPDFEVVYEAAHGKEALAYLERNVVDVLITDIRMREMDGLQMVEKLRTAGHEMPIVIISGYGDFVYAKKALQFGIADYLLKPIDRKDFTVALDKIRLTLNSSNRYAGGTEPQSEADGGPPSSEGRRMIRKLKAYIAENPDGDLRLQTLAEMVHLNPSYLSQLFKQEGGGNLSDYIAETRIRRACKLLETTNLKVYDIARLSGYQSPKHFMLVFKQHIGMTPGTYREQYSV, encoded by the coding sequence ATGATCAAGCTCATGTTGGTGGAAGACGAGGACATTATCCGTAAAGGCATCCGCGATTTGATCGGCCGTGTGGCTCCTGATTTTGAGGTCGTATACGAAGCCGCTCACGGCAAGGAAGCGCTGGCTTATCTGGAACGCAATGTGGTGGATGTGCTCATTACGGATATTCGAATGCGGGAGATGGACGGGCTTCAGATGGTGGAAAAGCTGCGGACCGCAGGCCATGAGATGCCGATTGTCATTATTAGCGGCTATGGAGATTTTGTATACGCCAAAAAAGCGCTGCAATTCGGGATCGCCGATTACCTGCTGAAGCCCATAGACCGTAAGGATTTTACGGTTGCATTGGACAAGATTCGGCTAACCCTGAATTCTTCAAATCGCTATGCGGGTGGGACTGAGCCGCAAAGCGAGGCGGACGGGGGGCCGCCATCCAGCGAGGGGCGCAGGATGATCCGGAAGCTGAAGGCGTATATCGCTGAAAACCCCGACGGTGATTTGCGTCTGCAGACGTTAGCGGAGATGGTGCATTTAAATCCTTCCTATCTAAGCCAGCTCTTTAAGCAGGAAGGGGGCGGCAATTTGTCCGATTATATCGCCGAAACGCGCATCCGGCGAGCCTGCAAGCTGCTGGAGACGACCAACCTGAAGGTTTACGATATCGCCCGTTTATCGGGATATCAAAGTCCGAAGCATTTTATGCTGGTATTTAAACAGCATATCGGAATGACGCCGGGAACCTACCGGGAACAATACAGTGTGTAA
- a CDS encoding sensor histidine kinase: MNREKWRLFPKSEGVAPYILLTNVMIPMYFLLYEPSSIQWLGFVLLGIFVLLFRQSYFYLKWATPILIVQVGILLILAAVFHPMYTFMGFMIAAPLSKQKLPILLSITIVFTVAMGFIAVPYLDRMGSLVWIGLVPMFGICILPYIIRTSTRFQQKSARLRAETAERMAQQEERQRIARELHDTLGHTLSLIALKGEVVEKLVNRQPERAIEEAREIRETARAALKQMRELVTEMKVTYLADEYKHAVSLCSAAGIPLLFQYQSISDPRPSNVGTEDALVNNPLPLTPLQETILAMCFRETITNVVRHSRATSCSVLLDIQEGEVRVSVSDDGIGADMDQFYTSSNGLAGLRQRLVMIDGRMSLSSSPGKGTKVTLHIPRVIRNEKVGSA; the protein is encoded by the coding sequence TTGAATAGAGAAAAGTGGCGTCTCTTTCCAAAATCGGAAGGAGTCGCTCCTTATATTTTGTTAACAAATGTAATGATACCCATGTACTTTCTACTCTATGAGCCATCAAGTATACAGTGGCTTGGCTTTGTTCTGTTAGGCATATTCGTTCTATTGTTTCGACAATCCTACTTTTATTTAAAGTGGGCCACGCCAATATTGATCGTTCAGGTGGGTATACTTTTAATTTTAGCAGCTGTATTTCACCCTATGTATACGTTTATGGGTTTTATGATAGCTGCTCCGCTGAGCAAACAAAAGCTGCCGATATTACTCTCTATAACGATCGTTTTCACTGTAGCTATGGGATTTATCGCCGTTCCTTACTTGGATCGGATGGGCAGCCTAGTATGGATAGGGCTGGTGCCTATGTTTGGCATCTGTATTCTGCCGTATATTATTCGAACTTCGACCCGATTTCAACAGAAGTCTGCTCGGCTGCGGGCAGAAACTGCTGAACGAATGGCACAGCAGGAGGAGCGCCAGCGGATCGCACGTGAATTACATGATACATTGGGACATACGCTGTCATTAATCGCACTAAAAGGTGAGGTCGTTGAGAAATTGGTCAATCGTCAACCCGAGAGAGCGATAGAAGAGGCTCGTGAAATACGAGAAACGGCACGCGCAGCCTTGAAACAAATGCGAGAATTGGTTACGGAGATGAAAGTTACATATCTCGCTGACGAATATAAGCATGCTGTATCGTTATGTTCAGCAGCGGGCATACCGCTTTTATTTCAATATCAATCGATTTCAGATCCCAGACCTTCTAATGTAGGGACGGAAGACGCTTTAGTGAACAATCCGCTTCCGTTAACACCCTTGCAGGAGACGATCTTGGCGATGTGTTTTCGCGAGACGATTACAAATGTGGTTCGTCATAGCCGAGCAACAAGTTGCAGCGTTCTTCTCGACATTCAGGAAGGGGAAGTTCGTGTATCCGTAAGTGATGACGGTATTGGGGCAGATATGGATCAATTCTATACTAGCAGTAATGGCCTCGCCGGTTTACGGCAGCGGTTGGTTATGATCGATGGTCGTATGTCGCTGTCTTCGTCCCCAGGCAAGGGGACGAAAGTCACCTTACATATACCTAGGGTAATACGAAATGAAAAGGTAGGTAGTGCTTAG
- a CDS encoding ABC transporter substrate-binding protein: MKKWLTGLLALTLGVGLMGCAGKEQSNHTPGEASGEKVLLKFATWGNPAQLELYKGLTDAFTQEHPNIEVQIDTIPFADYQQKMSVLAAGQELPDIAWVSERMVPQFMANDILADVTDIVQDDAFDIDDIIPSTLELFRQDDKLYGLPFSTPPSVVFYNEDLFKQAGLSTPNELAEKGEWTWETFEEAAKTIKTSAASSNVYGANFFRDWKTWIILASYSWSNGSGPFNPEMTEYTWNDQYGVETLDMLKRMMFTEGSHPKAGEQVNFESGQIGMIFDNYSFVSKAREIQNFKWSIAPMPSGSKGSVPMMGQAGYVLFKEGKHPEEAKELLKFLAGKEGVQKTSAFFVPPRQSVLNSDEFLSVEGNPDAGHIKQAVIDEMPKAVVQPGHIRWQNIDTEILTGFDELFAGQGESQKIQDEVKSKVDTLLSK, translated from the coding sequence ATGAAAAAATGGTTGACCGGTTTATTGGCATTAACACTTGGTGTAGGGCTCATGGGCTGCGCCGGGAAAGAACAGTCGAATCATACGCCAGGCGAAGCCAGTGGCGAGAAGGTACTGCTCAAATTCGCGACATGGGGAAATCCGGCGCAGCTTGAGCTGTACAAAGGGCTGACCGACGCTTTCACGCAGGAGCATCCGAATATTGAGGTGCAAATTGACACGATCCCGTTTGCGGATTATCAGCAAAAAATGTCCGTACTGGCGGCAGGCCAGGAGCTGCCCGACATTGCCTGGGTATCGGAGCGGATGGTACCGCAATTTATGGCCAACGACATTCTGGCCGATGTCACGGATATCGTTCAGGATGATGCTTTTGACATCGATGACATTATACCTTCGACGCTTGAACTGTTTCGCCAGGACGACAAGCTATATGGACTGCCGTTTTCCACTCCGCCCAGCGTGGTGTTCTACAACGAGGATCTGTTCAAGCAAGCGGGCTTAAGTACGCCGAACGAGCTTGCGGAAAAAGGCGAATGGACGTGGGAAACGTTCGAAGAAGCCGCAAAAACGATCAAGACGAGCGCTGCTTCATCGAACGTTTACGGGGCTAACTTTTTCCGCGACTGGAAGACATGGATTATTCTCGCTTCGTATTCTTGGTCAAACGGGAGCGGACCCTTTAATCCAGAGATGACGGAATACACTTGGAATGATCAATACGGGGTTGAAACCTTGGACATGCTGAAGCGCATGATGTTTACGGAAGGCTCGCACCCGAAGGCGGGAGAGCAGGTTAATTTTGAATCCGGGCAAATCGGCATGATTTTCGACAACTATAGCTTTGTATCCAAAGCCAGGGAGATCCAAAATTTCAAATGGAGCATTGCGCCAATGCCATCGGGTTCGAAAGGCAGCGTTCCGATGATGGGTCAGGCGGGTTACGTGCTATTTAAAGAAGGAAAACATCCGGAGGAGGCCAAGGAACTATTGAAATTCCTTGCCGGCAAAGAGGGTGTGCAGAAAACGTCGGCCTTCTTTGTGCCGCCGCGCCAATCGGTGTTGAACTCGGATGAGTTCCTGAGCGTGGAGGGCAATCCGGATGCCGGGCACATCAAGCAGGCGGTCATCGACGAAATGCCTAAAGCGGTCGTGCAGCCGGGACATATCCGCTGGCAAAACATCGACACGGAGATTTTGACTGGCTTTGACGAGTTATTTGCCGGGCAGGGCGAATCGCAGAAAATTCAGGATGAGGTAAAAAGCAAGGTGGATACTCTGCTGAGCAAATAG
- a CDS encoding response regulator transcription factor: MIRIVLAEDQKLLRGALATLLSLEDDIEVVGQAENGEEVMSMIQQYEPDVAVLDIEMPLKTGLDIAELIQKNKSACRVIILTTFARPGYFQRAMQAGVYGYLLKDTGSEELADAIRRVYDGKRVINSELSLAVWDDPCPLSPREREVMKLAAQGLVLQDIGAQLFLSYGTVRNYMSEAIGKLGANTRIEAIDIARSKGWLD; encoded by the coding sequence ATGATTCGTATTGTTTTGGCAGAAGATCAAAAGTTATTAAGGGGAGCACTGGCAACGTTACTCTCGTTAGAAGATGATATTGAAGTCGTCGGTCAAGCTGAAAATGGGGAAGAAGTGATGTCCATGATTCAGCAATATGAACCCGATGTAGCTGTTCTGGATATTGAGATGCCGCTGAAAACGGGGTTAGATATTGCGGAATTAATTCAAAAGAATAAGTCAGCTTGTCGTGTCATCATCTTGACGACATTCGCGCGTCCTGGATATTTCCAGCGGGCTATGCAGGCAGGAGTTTATGGATATCTTCTTAAAGATACGGGCAGCGAGGAACTGGCTGATGCGATTCGTCGGGTCTATGATGGGAAACGTGTCATCAATTCAGAATTGTCGCTCGCGGTATGGGATGATCCATGTCCATTATCACCCAGGGAGCGTGAAGTCATGAAGTTGGCTGCCCAAGGCTTAGTTCTTCAAGATATTGGAGCACAGCTGTTTCTATCCTATGGAACGGTACGGAACTATATGTCTGAGGCGATTGGGAAGCTCGGGGCGAATACACGGATCGAGGCAATCGATATCGCACGTAGCAAGGGATGGTTGGATTGA
- a CDS encoding sensor domain-containing protein: protein MKATEATAMSRAGKVNWVLFNPKTYATILYLLLSLPLGIIYFTVAITGLTLSIGLTPIFIGIPLFFGVAKLLNGIVVFEQSMIRQILGLPNPTVSYTYNQQSEAGQNWLKRMVSGFDGALFIRNLLLVFLRFVTGIVFFVIMVTVIALGLGLIALPVVHIILMNELQLDILENSLFSYFHIDWTYNQQYLLYVGVGLILFWVALRVVNGLMQILRRIMYVDEPYQQPSVPPMEAQIHAPVQSQYYEYPEDHPTQGMMQPAHRDL from the coding sequence ATGAAGGCAACAGAAGCGACTGCCATGTCGCGGGCAGGCAAGGTGAATTGGGTGCTTTTTAATCCGAAAACCTATGCAACGATTCTCTATTTATTGCTATCTCTCCCGTTAGGGATTATTTATTTTACAGTTGCGATAACGGGACTTACCTTATCCATCGGTTTGACTCCGATATTTATCGGAATACCGCTGTTTTTTGGAGTAGCTAAGCTATTGAATGGGATTGTGGTTTTTGAACAAAGCATGATTAGACAAATTTTGGGTTTACCTAATCCTACTGTATCGTATACCTACAATCAACAGTCTGAAGCTGGGCAGAATTGGTTGAAACGAATGGTGAGCGGTTTTGACGGAGCGCTCTTTATTCGAAACCTGCTGCTCGTATTCCTAAGATTTGTTACCGGCATCGTATTCTTTGTTATTATGGTAACGGTGATTGCACTGGGACTCGGATTGATTGCTCTTCCGGTCGTGCATATCATTTTGATGAATGAACTGCAGCTTGATATTTTGGAAAATAGCTTGTTCAGTTATTTTCATATCGATTGGACCTATAATCAGCAATACCTGCTGTACGTAGGCGTAGGCCTTATCCTGTTCTGGGTTGCGCTGCGCGTTGTGAATGGGCTTATGCAAATTCTGCGCAGAATCATGTATGTGGATGAGCCCTATCAGCAGCCGTCAGTGCCGCCGATGGAAGCACAAATCCATGCGCCCGTTCAGTCGCAATATTACGAGTACCCAGAGGATCACCCCACTCAAGGGATGATGCAGCCAGCCCATAGAGATCTTTAG
- a CDS encoding pectate lyase: protein MKNSVAKVTGMVLLFSLALALIAGGWVNKTTVDAAGLSIIGGGGWNETAYIEWSPVSNAEGYNVYVKHANAPDSSYQQMDNELIRQYPSYWRADAVGLAAGNYVMKVEARLSDGSTVSVVSNNLSVAPHDRYGFAFSSDSPYGTGSGAYNDDGTLKDGAQVIYVTSETARTVTLDVKINSSGGVQTGVGIGEILTLRQKGYDTTPLAIRFIGKVTDDDMSGQLNSSGYLQVKGKNNYSEMNMTIEGIGDDAYAYGWGLLLRYVGNVEVRNLGLMLFPDDGISMDTGNVNVWVHNNDLFYGTAGGDADQAKGDGSTDLKKGSTYITISYNHYWDSGKAALVGLSESEEFFVTFHHNWFDHSDSRHPRIRLASVHIYNNFYDGVSKYGVGVTTGASAFVESNYFRHAKYPMLSSLQGTDALGEGTFSGEDGGVIKAYNNRIVDADSLIYANSNTGTAPANVTSFDAYLASSRNETVPSSYKAFVGGTAYNNFDTTVNTGVNSADIDNVSDVEQIVTAQAGRLNNGDFTWEFNDAVDDTSYALNTALMAKISSYTSGLVSVGGNSTGAEPEPEPEPSTGEQVHNFTTSGLASDFFNIVGNLSTTKGTVAYNGLTLTQCLKIESSTRITFTSTETATLTLVFNSADGTKIKIDGTSYPMTNGVVRVSLAPGAHTITKDHTTNLFYMALE, encoded by the coding sequence ATGAAGAACAGCGTTGCAAAGGTAACCGGCATGGTATTGTTGTTTTCTCTGGCGCTAGCTCTCATAGCGGGAGGATGGGTGAATAAGACAACGGTCGATGCTGCCGGTCTTTCGATTATCGGCGGCGGGGGCTGGAATGAAACGGCGTATATAGAATGGTCACCCGTGAGTAATGCGGAGGGATACAATGTCTACGTGAAACACGCCAATGCGCCGGATTCCAGCTATCAACAAATGGATAATGAGCTGATCCGGCAATACCCTTCCTATTGGAGAGCAGATGCCGTTGGACTCGCAGCAGGAAATTATGTGATGAAGGTTGAAGCCAGGCTGTCGGACGGTTCAACGGTAAGTGTCGTTTCGAATAACCTATCCGTAGCGCCGCATGATCGATACGGATTTGCTTTTTCCTCAGACTCGCCATACGGGACTGGCTCGGGTGCCTACAATGATGACGGTACGCTTAAAGATGGTGCACAAGTTATTTATGTGACCTCCGAGACGGCACGAACCGTAACCCTTGATGTGAAAATCAACAGCTCAGGCGGGGTTCAAACGGGCGTGGGGATCGGCGAGATTTTGACGCTAAGACAAAAAGGCTATGACACAACCCCTCTTGCGATCCGGTTTATTGGAAAAGTTACCGATGACGACATGAGCGGACAGCTGAATAGCAGCGGCTACCTTCAAGTAAAAGGCAAAAACAATTACTCGGAAATGAATATGACGATCGAAGGGATCGGAGACGACGCTTATGCTTATGGGTGGGGATTGCTCCTTAGATACGTAGGGAATGTGGAAGTAAGAAACCTCGGGCTCATGTTGTTTCCTGATGATGGAATTTCCATGGATACAGGAAACGTCAACGTGTGGGTGCATAATAACGATCTATTTTATGGAACCGCAGGAGGAGATGCCGACCAGGCCAAGGGCGATGGTTCAACGGATCTGAAAAAAGGATCGACCTATATTACAATCTCCTACAATCACTACTGGGATTCGGGAAAAGCGGCTTTGGTCGGGTTGAGTGAATCGGAGGAATTCTTTGTCACCTTCCACCATAACTGGTTTGATCACTCGGACTCCCGCCATCCGCGAATCCGATTGGCATCGGTTCACATCTATAATAACTTCTATGACGGAGTCTCAAAATATGGGGTCGGTGTGACAACGGGAGCTTCAGCCTTCGTGGAATCCAATTACTTTAGACATGCCAAATACCCGATGTTGAGCTCCTTGCAAGGTACCGATGCTTTAGGGGAAGGGACCTTTTCGGGCGAAGACGGAGGCGTGATTAAGGCCTATAACAATAGGATCGTAGATGCGGACAGCCTGATTTATGCAAATTCCAATACCGGGACAGCTCCGGCAAATGTAACCTCATTCGATGCATACTTGGCTTCGTCAAGAAATGAAACCGTACCAAGCTCATACAAAGCATTCGTGGGAGGAACGGCTTATAATAACTTCGATACAACCGTCAATACGGGAGTGAATAGCGCCGACATCGATAACGTGAGCGATGTAGAACAGATTGTTACCGCACAAGCCGGACGCCTGAATAACGGGGACTTCACCTGGGAATTCAATGATGCCGTTGACGACACATCCTATGCCCTCAATACAGCTTTAATGGCTAAAATAAGCAGCTACACCAGCGGGCTTGTATCCGTAGGCGGGAATTCAACCGGGGCGGAGCCGGAACCAGAACCAGAGCCGTCCACCGGAGAACAAGTTCACAACTTTACAACGTCCGGATTGGCAAGCGATTTCTTTAATATTGTAGGGAATCTCTCCACAACCAAGGGAACTGTGGCGTATAACGGCTTGACGCTAACCCAATGTTTGAAAATCGAGAGTTCAACCCGTATTACCTTTACCTCTACGGAAACGGCAACATTAACATTAGTGTTTAATTCGGCAGACGGAACCAAGATCAAGATTGATGGAACGAGTTATCCGATGACGAATGGTGTTGTCAGGGTGTCGCTTGCTCCAGGAGCGCATACGATTACCAAAGATCATACGACGAATCTATTTTATATGGCGTTGGAGTAG